Proteins encoded together in one Pongo abelii isolate AG06213 chromosome 8, NHGRI_mPonAbe1-v2.0_pri, whole genome shotgun sequence window:
- the LOC100456634 gene encoding ADP-ribosylation factor-like protein 4A — protein MGNRLSDQTSILSSLPSFQSFHIVMLGLDCAGKITVLYRLQFNEFVNTVPIKAFNTEKIKVNLRNSKTVTFHFWDVGGQEKLMPLWKSYTRCTDGILFLVDSVDIERMEEAKTELHKITRLLENQGVPVFIVANKQDLGNSLSLSQIEKLLAAGEVSSSTPWHLQPTCEIIGDGLKEGLEKLHDIIIKEKMNINTYYICVEEVFSGLILTNEKRLQPGLPVCPPGCY, from the coding sequence ATGGGGAATAGACTATCAGACCAGACTTCTATCCTGTCCAGCCTGCCTTCATTTCAGTCCTTCCACATTGTTATGCTGGGTTTGGACTGTGCTGGAAAGATAACTGTCTTATACAGGCTGCAGTTCAATGAATTTGTAAATACCGTACCTATCAAAGCATTTAACACTGAGAAAATTAAGGTAAACTTGAGAAATTCTAAAACAGTCACTTTTCACTTCTGGGATGTAGGTGGTCAGGAGAAATTAATGCCATTGTGGAAGTCATATACCAGATGCACAGATGGCATTTTATTTCTTGTGGACTCTGTTGATATCGAAAGGATGGAAGAAGCCAAAACTGAACTTCACAAAATAACTAGGTTATTAGAAAATCAAGGAGTCCCTGTATTTATAGTTGCTAATAAACAAGACTTGGGGAACTCATTATCTCTTTCACAAATTGAGAAATTGTTAGCAGCGGGTGAAGTGAGCTCATCAACTCCTTGGCATTTGCAGCCTACCTGTGAAATCATAGGAGATGGCCTAAAAGAAGGACTTGAGAAACTACATGATATCATCAttaaagaaaagatgaatatCAATACCTATTATATCTGTGTGGAGGAGGTTTTCTCTGGCCTGATTTTGACAAATGAAAAGCGTCTACAGCCTGGTTTGCCTGTCTGCCCTCCTGGATGCTATTAA